A region of Betta splendens chromosome 13, fBetSpl5.4, whole genome shotgun sequence DNA encodes the following proteins:
- the zbtb44 gene encoding zinc finger and BTB domain-containing protein 44 isoform X4, translating into MKDSGALVSVVTNNSIHFILKSTDLHALSDLFNISKDGYIIGININIKSGTSCAIICIILYSMSLNVILPVSHSSSLHRGLRVALWGYKHRRKQRAQRHDNTTSSTTTTACCDVNWREHFLCWCVPCTESRTDSKMGLKTFTHSSTSHSQEMLDKLNALRNEGHLCDVTIRVQDKLFLAHKVVLACCSEFFRSKLVGRSEEEDKFVLDLHHVTVSGFAPLLEYAYTSTLSVSTENIIDVLAAASYMQMFAVASTCSEFMKSSILWSPGNSNNNNITTDKPHEATQESTSSNCALTPLDGSVSPVSSDCSVMERNVPICRESRRKRKNFVSMASPESPLKCTTQMVTTSPQIPNPSPLFSDSTAQPVESSLAFPWTFPFGIDRRFHSDKSKLPESPRCLEQGAAGSSEAVVSRRLSDYLTCESSKVVSSPVPAEEEDVRVKVERLSDEEVQEASSQPVSASQSSLSDQQTVPGSEQVQEELLISPQSSSIGSMDEGVSEGLPSMQSTSNAGGHAEDDERLEGIQYPYHLYISPSTRPGGNGPDRPFQCPTCGVRFTRIQNLKQHMLIHSGIKPFQCDRCGKKFTRAYSLKMHRLKHEVISSCPTT; encoded by the exons ATGAAAGACTCAGGAGCGTTAGTATCTGTGGTTACTAACAACTCCATACACTTTATATTAAAGAGCACAGATTTGCATGCGTTGTCTGATTTATTTAACATATCTAAAGATGGCTATATAATCGGAattaacataaatataaaaagtgGGACTTCCTGCGCTATTAtttgtattatactgtacagtatgtcgcTAAACGtgatacttcctgtttctcacagTAGTAGTTTACATCGAGGTTTGCGCGTTGCATTGTGGGGATACAAACACCGCAGAAAACAGAGAGCACAAAGGCATGACAACACCACCTCGAGTACTACAACAACAGCCTGCTGTGATGTGAATTGGCGTGAGCATTTTTTATGCT GGTGCGTTCCCTGTACAGAGTCAAGGACTGACTCCAAAATGGGGCTCAAAACCTTCACCCACAGCTCGACGTCCCACAGCCAGGAGATGCTGGACAAGTTAAATGCTTTACGCAATGAGGGTCACTTATGTGACGTCACCATCCGGGTCCAAGACAAGCTCTTCCTGGCTCACAAAGTGGTCCTGGCATGCTGTAGTGAATTCTTCCGATCTAAACTGGTGGGTcggtcagaggaggaggacaagttCGTGTTGGACCTTCATCATGTGACTGTTAGTGGCTTTGCTCCTCTGTTGGAATATGCCTATACATCTACTCTCTCTGTCAGCACGGAGAACATCATTGATGTTCTGGCAGCTGCAAGTTACATGCAGATGTTTGCTGTGGCAAGCACTTGTTCAGAGTTCATGAAGTCAAGTATTCTGTGGAGCCCGggtaacagcaacaacaacaatattacGACAGATAAACCACACGAAGCAACACAAGAGAGCACTTCATCAAACTGTGCCCTGACTCCATTAGATGGAAGTGTTTCACCTGTGTCATCAGACTGCAGTGTGATGGAGAGAAATGTTCCTATTTGTCGTGAGTCACGCCGGAAACGCAAGAACTTTGTATCAATGGCCTCACCTGAGAGTCCGCTAAAATGCACTACACAGATGGTTACCACCTCCCCTCAGATTCCAAACCCTTCCCCTTTATTTTCAGACAGCACAGCCCAGCCTGTGGAATCTTCACTGGCATTTCCATGGACTTTCCCTTTTGGTATTGATCGTAGGTTCCACTCTGACAAATCAAAACTTCCAGAGAGTCCCCGTTGTTTAGAACAGGGTGCCGCAGGGTCATCAGAAGCGGTGGTTAGTCGACGACTCAGTGACTACCTTACTTGTGAGAGCTCCAAAGTAGTGTCATCACCAgtacctgcagaggaggaagacgtgAGGGTGAAAGTAGAACGTCTCAGTGACGAAGAAGTCCAAGAGGCGTCTTCTCAACCAGTTAGTGCTTCCCAGAGTTCACTAAGTGACCAGCAGACGGTGCCGGGGAGTGAACAGGTTCAGGAGGAGCTTCTTATTAGTCCACAATCCTCCTCTATAG GATCAATGGATGAGGGAGTGTCCGAGGGCTTACCATCAATGCAAAGCACCTCTAATGCTGGAGGGCACGCAGAAGATGACGAAAG GTTGGAAGGTATTCAGTATCCATACCATCTCTATATCAGTCCTTCCACTCGGCCTGGTGGCAATGGTCCCGACCGACCCTTTCAGTGCCCAACCTGTGGCGTTCGATTTACTCGGATTCAAAATTTGAAGCAGCACATGCTCATACACTCTG